TACGTTTCAAGTTGTTCTCTTAGAAAGAAATATTGAACATTGGTTGACAAAATAatgatttattttgttttaaatgtgtttttatggggataaaaattgaaataacaaAGGAGAAACATTTATGCAACATTGATTGAAGTCAAATGTATTCCCAAGTATGCATCCTCCCACAGAAAGGCAATAGAGGAAGCTCAAAGAACAAAACCGAGGCTTGCAAACGTTAAACACCATTTCTTTTTATATCTAAAGCTAAGCACCATTCTGAGAAATACATTCTCAAGGTCTTCAACACAAACAATGAATTGGTTTAGTAGGACTTCCCACAATGTATTAGGCTCCCTGCGCCCAAGAAAAGTCCGAATATTGCTGCACTACCCAATGTGGTTTGCCCAATATATCGAATCTTCAGCAGTCCTGGAACCTGCACAACTCAAAAATATGAATATTGACATACACAAAGCCATTTTATGCCATTGCGTGGCCAGATATATTTAACTACTATCTCCGTCACCATGGAAGTAGGAAAAACAGCAAAACACGACATAATCATTTCATGGGCTATAGAAATATGAATCATATATATCCATGATAGTTTTATCACCTCTCttgaaataaaaggaaaatattgGACATTACCTTGTACCTAATTGCCTCATAAGTCCCATAAACAGCACCTGCACAAGCAAAGTCACATAAATGAGCCTAATTCATGATCATAAACAAATTTACGTGATATAATATGGtgcaataaataattaaaagaattgtgTCAAAAATATTGGATCTTGGAAAGAAATATTTGCAATAAAGGTAGAATGTAGCTGCATTTAAAAGGTGGTACTAATAGCATACCGTGTCCTTGAAACCACCTCCCTCGAGCAGCCTAATTTTATGCTAATCATCTTCATTCTTCTAACCTCTAAGGACATTCAAATTACATCTATGTTACTCATATTCAGGTGAGTGTCAAATTCGAGTACATATCCGACACAGGTAGGCCGACTCTTTCaagtttttttattaaatttggaCAATCCTAGGAGGATCAAATCTCCATAGATCAAACATGGGTGTCGAGCACATTATCCTAGAATTCCAACTATTTCTTTAAATACATTCTACAAAATAGTGGTGTTGCATGTTCCTCGATAGTTGAAAACTATGTGCAGATGCATTGAATTCCAACACTGTGTCCCTAATGCTTAGAACTTTAACTTCCAACTAAAGGTCTGGGTTTGAAAGCCTTGGGAAGGACGGTTTGAGATTTACCAAATGCAAGAGGACAAGCTCCCTGTCATTAGCTGTAAAGGGATTTGTATTGTGCTTTGACATATGCCAAAAAAGTAACAATGGCACAGTTCTAGATCCCAAAACTACAAATAACAATACTTTTGTCTCTGAAtcatttcttttcaatttaagcacACTATATTTTCTCAAGTGAACCAATTGAAACATACTATCAAGAAGATAATTGCTTGATCATTTAAACACATATTCCATAAAATTGCTTTTCAATGTCACAATAAGCATAGACACTTAAGCATGAAACAAATCAAAGAATCAACAGTAagaagaaaagagagagagagagaaacgtCAAAACAAGTATTTAGCTAACCAAAAATCATTAGTTcagcctttctttttcctctttggCCATCCATAAAAAAAGTTAGTAAAAGAACCAATTTTCCACATTTGTACAAAATTAAGACCATAAATATTATcctttatttgtttttcttttccctCTTATTACTAGGAAATAAGAAAATAGCATGCATAATGGTGTAACAGTGTAATAGTGTAATACTGAAAAGAAAAAAACCACCATCCATTCTTAAACAAAAAGTGGGGCTTtagtttcacatttatttttttataaaataaataaaaaaaattcttcgAGTTTGGGGTTTTCCTTTTACTCGTAATTTTCTTTGCAAACAATCAGCTAAATCAGtatagaaaaaagaaaagaaaaagtactattaaaatactttatatatgttataaaagCCTTAAATTCAGAAATCTAAACATTTTACTTCTAAAATTCTAAGCCCATAATTATAGCtatttcttaaaatttatttttgcttTCTGGAAATAATTCAAAGCCATAATTATAGCTATTGCTATTgtaattcaaataaaattattgGTTTCAATGTTTTCAGTAGCTAACTAAAACAGAGGAATGAGGCGTAGGGTTTTAGCGAGCAGTGGAAGAATAGGAAACTTACCAACGGCGCCGCCAACAGCGCCTCCGACGGCGACCCCAGCGGTGACGCGAGCCAAGCAGCTGTCCCTTGCCATGTCGGCTCAGTATAACGTCTTCCCTTGTTTTCCGTTTGTTTTGTTTATTTAGGTTTTCTGCGAGTTCGGTTAGGCTTAGATGCTCAGATTGTCGAATGCTTCaacttttttatgtttttgtactataaaacttattaaaatatttaatttgaaattttactcaACTTCAAAATAGTCAGAATTagatttgataattttacaatgCTTAGATATtcatttagtccctcaaattggtatttataatttttctatctaaatttaaaaatgtcaagtttaggtactaaattaagaaaaaatataTCAAGtgtgaaattgaatagaaatattttagtaaattaaaaaaaaatgttaagtttaaatactaaatatagaaaacatgttaaaatatttaaaataaatataatatttatactaAATAcactaaattattatattatttttatatttattaagaaCTTTTCTTAGTTTTACAATCTTTTagttatatttttgaatttaaaatttaaaagtgatATATAACGCTTTTTAATCTCATCCAATAATCCATGAAAATACCgcgtttttatattatatttaaaattattaaatttaattatattaccagtgttttcaaatatttttcaaagtttaacatattaatctatatataatatataatctcatatatatacatttaaaaataattataattcatttacactttatttgaaaattttcatattaattttaaaatagaaattgtgctaattttatttataaaaatattataaaaatcttaattatcacttaattaatattaaaattaattaatttaattagtttttagTTTGAATCATGTTACTTtgcattaattatataaaatataactaTATCATAAGttgaatatgttaaaaatattttaattatgaattgaaaattttctattataatatttaaattatattcaataatttaaataaaaatattaattaaccttaattactacaattaaaagtaaaatatttaaaaatagttaataTTAAATGCGTAAAATCacatacaatatattaaatacattaaattaaaatatatttgtatataataattttaaataaaattttactagACAAATGAAAAATCTATATCATAGTACTGGTAGGATCTTATTGAAAAGAGATAAGAAAAAAGCAAGGATGTAATCCAACATAACCAGCAAAGATTAAACCACAGGAAGTTACATTTCAATTAGATATAGTCAAAACTTAGGGTTGAAGAATCCCATGTGTTAACTTGAT
The Gossypium arboreum isolate Shixiya-1 chromosome 10, ASM2569848v2, whole genome shotgun sequence genome window above contains:
- the LOC108489266 gene encoding uncharacterized protein LOC108489266, with the protein product MARDSCLARVTAGVAVGGAVGGAVGAVYGTYEAIRYKVPGLLKIRYIGQTTLGSAAIFGLFLGAGSLIHCGKSY